A window of the Paenibacillus woosongensis genome harbors these coding sequences:
- a CDS encoding transporter substrate-binding domain-containing protein, protein MKKWGTLLMAVLLLTTALAACGQTKETKDSSQGSDTPAAKKLVLGLSADFPPYEFHIKNDKGEDEIVGFDVEIAKEIAKDMGAELEIKDMVFSSLLNELGSGRVDIVISGLSPTPERAKEIEMSQIYYNAKQAVVAREADKDKYSTLESLEGLKIGVQKSSIQEDIAKEIPGAKLTSLAKISDIIMQLNSGRVDVAIIEGPVAESFVKNVDGIVITDAEPVTEDDGYVVGIKKGNKELLDQVNATLDRLIQDGSIEKFVQEASDLSIR, encoded by the coding sequence ATGAAAAAATGGGGTACATTATTGATGGCGGTGCTGTTGCTTACGACTGCACTGGCAGCTTGCGGACAAACCAAAGAAACCAAGGACAGCTCGCAAGGATCTGACACGCCGGCAGCGAAGAAGCTGGTTCTCGGATTGAGCGCCGATTTCCCGCCATATGAGTTCCATATCAAGAATGACAAAGGGGAAGACGAGATCGTCGGATTCGACGTGGAAATCGCTAAAGAAATCGCCAAGGATATGGGGGCAGAGCTCGAAATCAAGGATATGGTGTTCTCATCCCTGCTCAATGAGCTAGGCAGCGGCCGGGTGGACATCGTCATTTCCGGATTGAGCCCGACGCCTGAGCGTGCGAAAGAAATTGAAATGTCACAAATCTACTACAACGCCAAACAGGCAGTCGTTGCCCGCGAAGCGGACAAAGATAAATATTCCACGCTTGAATCGCTGGAAGGCCTCAAGATCGGCGTTCAGAAGAGCTCGATCCAGGAGGACATCGCTAAGGAAATTCCTGGTGCGAAGCTGACCTCTCTGGCGAAGATTTCTGACATCATCATGCAGCTGAACTCGGGGCGTGTTGATGTAGCTATTATCGAAGGCCCTGTTGCCGAATCGTTCGTGAAGAATGTTGACGGCATCGTCATTACCGATGCGGAGCCGGTAACGGAGGATGACGGCTACGTCGTAGGCATTAAGAAGGGCAACAAGGAGCTGCTGGACCAAGTGAATGCCACATTGGATCGCCTGATCCAGGACGGGAGCATTGAGAAATTCGTACAAGAAGCCAGCGATCTGTCCATTAGATAA